From a single Arachnia propionica genomic region:
- a CDS encoding YqgE/AlgH family protein — protein MELGEPAAGQLLISTEPGRGGYFDRSVVLLLEHNEEGSLGVCLHRMGRIPMVDSLEHFSDLLTPPAKLFEGGPVSKQTALGLAQVRSPWEEPPGWRRLFGDVGVLDLETPIELVRDTYIHIRIYVGLAGWSAGQLVGELLRGSWFRSQAVAEEVFGTPEELWRRVLRRIGGGPGLWSTWTGHPEWN, from the coding sequence ATGGAACTGGGTGAACCAGCGGCAGGACAACTCCTGATCTCAACTGAGCCGGGCCGAGGAGGCTACTTCGATCGCAGCGTCGTGCTGTTGTTGGAACACAACGAAGAAGGCAGCCTCGGGGTTTGTCTCCACAGGATGGGGAGAATTCCCATGGTTGACTCCCTGGAACATTTCAGTGATTTGCTCACACCGCCTGCGAAACTCTTCGAGGGCGGGCCCGTTTCCAAGCAAACAGCGCTCGGCTTGGCCCAGGTCCGCAGTCCATGGGAGGAACCACCTGGATGGCGACGCTTGTTCGGGGACGTGGGGGTGTTGGACCTGGAAACCCCGATTGAGCTGGTGCGGGACACGTACATCCACATCCGCATATATGTGGGGCTGGCAGGTTGGAGTGCGGGGCAGCTCGTAGGTGAACTTCTGCGAGGTTCCTGGTTCAGGAGCCAAGCCGTGGCTGAAGAGGTCTTCGGGACCCCAGAAGAGCTGTGGCGTCGAGTGCTTCGCCGGATCGGTGGTGGGCCGGGGCTCTGGTCGACCTGGACTGGGCATCCCGAATGGAACTGA
- the mtrB gene encoding MtrAB system histidine kinase MtrB, which translates to MSHSLGDRSHRKLAGLWWSSLPLRILLTTFTASCAVLVLAGVLLVQQATAGIVATKRTASIREAVGMHHFMQGQLQNPERLGTATYEQLSRLVELAGAQAAQYLVIVEGPASVLSSSSEIGLDSVPQELRQQVNNRDGMYIVATQVVISGEEAGQPGIVVGTTLITSAGERFPVYYVFPMTSEVTTLRDIQRAVYSTGAVLLLGLTAIAYLVTSQVVRPVRKAGRTARRLASGQLDERMPVRGTDDLASLAISMNEMASDLQQRIRELETLSTVQRSFVSDVSHELRTPMTTIKMASDLLYEERGELSPKVRRTVELMNTEIERFSSMLADLLEISRFDAGVAALELDEVDLGTLVASEVQAQETFAHSQGSELRLHMKGIASAQLDSRRIRRIVRNLLTNAIDHGEGRPIDVTVASDEEAVAITVRDHGIGFQAELSSRVFDRFWRADPSRARAAGGSGLGLAISREDARLHRGWLSAWGRPGLGAQFRLTLPRNPDVTLNSSPLPIIPVDLDSRKDL; encoded by the coding sequence GTGAGTCACAGCCTTGGTGATAGAAGCCATCGCAAGCTGGCGGGGCTCTGGTGGAGTTCGCTACCCCTACGAATACTGTTGACCACCTTCACCGCGTCCTGTGCGGTGCTGGTTTTGGCGGGAGTCTTGTTGGTGCAGCAGGCGACAGCGGGGATCGTCGCTACGAAACGAACAGCATCCATCCGTGAGGCGGTCGGGATGCATCATTTCATGCAGGGGCAGCTGCAGAATCCTGAGAGGTTGGGGACAGCGACCTACGAGCAGCTCAGCCGGCTGGTAGAGCTTGCAGGAGCGCAGGCCGCCCAATACCTGGTGATTGTCGAAGGGCCTGCATCGGTGTTGTCGTCATCATCGGAAATTGGGCTGGATTCTGTGCCCCAAGAGTTACGCCAACAGGTGAATAATCGGGACGGAATGTACATCGTGGCGACACAAGTCGTCATTTCTGGAGAGGAAGCGGGGCAGCCAGGGATCGTTGTGGGTACTACCTTGATCACATCTGCTGGTGAACGGTTTCCCGTTTACTACGTGTTTCCCATGACGAGTGAAGTGACAACGCTTCGAGACATCCAACGTGCGGTCTACAGCACTGGCGCAGTCCTTCTGCTCGGCCTGACGGCCATTGCCTACCTTGTGACCTCACAGGTGGTCAGACCTGTCCGCAAGGCCGGGCGCACGGCTCGGCGTCTGGCTTCAGGCCAGCTGGATGAACGCATGCCTGTCAGAGGAACTGACGACCTTGCCTCGCTGGCTATCTCGATGAATGAGATGGCCTCGGACTTGCAACAAAGGATCCGGGAACTGGAGACACTCTCAACGGTGCAACGAAGCTTCGTCAGCGATGTCAGCCATGAGCTTCGTACCCCCATGACCACTATCAAAATGGCTTCCGATCTGCTCTACGAGGAGCGAGGAGAACTTTCTCCGAAAGTGCGAAGAACCGTGGAGCTGATGAATACGGAGATCGAGCGGTTCAGCTCGATGCTGGCGGACCTGCTGGAGATATCGCGTTTTGATGCCGGGGTGGCTGCCCTGGAACTGGACGAGGTTGATTTGGGGACGCTGGTTGCATCCGAGGTGCAGGCTCAGGAAACCTTTGCTCATTCTCAGGGGAGTGAGCTGCGATTGCATATGAAGGGGATAGCTTCCGCACAGCTGGATTCCCGTCGTATTCGCCGCATCGTCCGAAATTTGCTGACTAATGCCATAGACCACGGAGAAGGGCGCCCCATTGACGTGACGGTGGCCTCCGATGAAGAAGCTGTTGCAATCACGGTTCGTGACCACGGAATCGGATTCCAGGCTGAGCTCTCCAGTCGTGTGTTCGACCGCTTCTGGCGTGCTGATCCATCGCGAGCTCGAGCTGCGGGTGGTAGTGGGTTGGGACTCGCGATTTCCCGGGAAGACGCCAGACTGCACCGTGGCTGGCTCTCTGCCTGGGGACGGCCAGGCCTAGGCGCTCAGTTTCGTCTTACTCTTCCCCGTAACCCCGATGTGACCCTCAACAGCTCACCATTGCCGATTATCCCGGTCGATCTGGACTCTCGGAAGGACCTGTGA
- a CDS encoding GerMN domain-containing protein, with translation MSFQNSVNRLMIIVVALTIGSCASIPTSGPVTEVTISASGQGVQIAPEPPQKGMSASRVVEGYLQAMADPTEDYEIARQYLSATARGQWVPRQGTIIYDGWVEAVGEGMELRGTTRGTLDAVGRFTVSKESLTHDFGLISEAGEWRISSPPDGVLLSSYIFARSYSSVRSYFIARSGQRVVPEPLHLPISEITPGRIVEAQLAGPGPFLSSSVRNAIPEGTKLGTAGTVVDSSGVVTVALEGVPQSLSELERRELGAQLLWSLSSIPKISGLHLTVDGKTYSLPGQNDKQVLELSSQQDYQPLSKAGSADLYGVHEGRAGKLSADTSFIPLSGDGTPAEMTAISLDGAFTATVAGSPATVRIGPSGGAAVQVDTGLTQTGSVHFAQGRLWLRGHGSSGEQQLLSVSPQGEVTTIDLTALPGELVDFSLDASGTRAAVLLGVGEAARFGVVSLSEGNRVTDWHEVPLTASQGRELSDAVALDWTGEVNVAVVASAGSGRSVFVVAVDGSEVIDLGPVSVSPVQVTALPRPGGDAVALRAIDGTVLLYEQHGAWQQAKTAMAWISYPG, from the coding sequence ATGAGTTTCCAGAATTCCGTGAACCGGTTGATGATCATCGTCGTGGCGCTGACCATCGGGTCTTGCGCCAGCATTCCAACCTCAGGTCCGGTTACCGAGGTCACGATCTCCGCCAGCGGACAAGGTGTGCAGATCGCCCCGGAACCTCCTCAGAAGGGTATGAGTGCTTCCAGGGTCGTCGAGGGCTATCTCCAAGCGATGGCGGATCCCACCGAGGATTACGAGATTGCTCGCCAGTATCTGTCGGCAACCGCGCGTGGACAGTGGGTCCCACGGCAGGGAACGATCATCTATGACGGCTGGGTGGAAGCAGTCGGGGAAGGCATGGAACTGCGTGGAACCACCCGGGGAACCCTGGATGCGGTAGGGCGTTTCACGGTCTCCAAGGAGTCGCTCACCCATGATTTCGGACTGATCAGTGAAGCAGGCGAGTGGAGGATTTCCAGTCCTCCTGACGGGGTGTTGCTCTCCAGCTATATTTTTGCCCGTTCCTACAGCTCTGTGAGGTCCTATTTCATCGCCCGCTCCGGGCAGAGGGTAGTGCCTGAGCCACTGCACCTGCCGATCTCTGAGATCACCCCGGGCCGCATCGTGGAGGCGCAATTGGCCGGGCCAGGCCCCTTCCTTTCATCCAGTGTGCGCAATGCGATCCCGGAAGGCACCAAGCTTGGTACAGCAGGTACGGTCGTGGATTCCTCGGGCGTCGTGACGGTTGCACTTGAAGGAGTGCCTCAGAGCCTTAGCGAACTGGAGCGACGAGAACTCGGTGCACAGCTTCTGTGGTCGCTCTCATCTATTCCCAAGATCTCAGGGCTGCACCTGACAGTTGACGGAAAAACCTACTCACTGCCGGGACAGAACGACAAACAGGTCCTGGAATTATCCTCTCAACAGGACTACCAGCCGCTCTCAAAGGCAGGGTCGGCTGATCTGTACGGTGTGCACGAAGGTCGGGCAGGGAAACTGAGCGCCGACACCAGTTTCATCCCTCTCAGTGGTGACGGAACGCCGGCGGAGATGACCGCCATCTCTTTGGACGGGGCCTTCACCGCGACCGTGGCCGGATCCCCGGCAACAGTCCGGATCGGCCCCAGCGGTGGTGCCGCCGTCCAGGTGGACACTGGTCTGACCCAAACCGGGTCCGTGCATTTTGCGCAGGGCAGACTGTGGCTGCGTGGGCATGGCTCCTCCGGGGAACAGCAGCTGCTCAGCGTGTCTCCGCAGGGGGAGGTCACCACTATCGACCTTACTGCGTTGCCCGGTGAACTGGTGGATTTCTCCCTCGATGCATCCGGGACGCGGGCAGCAGTTCTTCTCGGGGTCGGGGAAGCAGCCCGCTTCGGAGTGGTGTCGTTGAGCGAGGGCAACCGTGTGACTGACTGGCATGAGGTTCCCTTGACCGCTTCCCAGGGCAGGGAACTCTCTGACGCGGTTGCACTCGACTGGACCGGGGAGGTCAACGTCGCCGTGGTTGCGAGCGCGGGCTCTGGCAGGTCCGTATTCGTGGTCGCAGTAGATGGCTCGGAGGTCATTGATCTCGGACCGGTCAGTGTGTCTCCAGTCCAGGTGACTGCACTGCCCAGGCCTGGTGGGGATGCCGTTGCCCTGCGCGCGATCGATGGGACCGTGCTGTTGTATGAACAGCACGGCGCATGGCAACAGGCCAAGACTGCAATGGCATGGATCAGTTATCCAGGATGA
- the mtrA gene encoding MtrAB system response regulator MtrA — translation MLGENRNRALILIVDDDPALSEMLQIVLRQEGFDTVHCATGTGALPAMRECRPDLVLLDLMLPGRDGVSVCRDMRAESGVPIVMLTAKSETDDVVAGLQAGADDYVAKPFKAKELLARIHTRLRRVSADPGADQLTIGDLVISTTAHTVKRGPVTLSLTPLEFDLLLALAKRPSQVFSREALLDEVWGYRNAADTRLVNVHVQRLRSKVEKDPEHPEIIVTVRGIGYRAGESQPW, via the coding sequence GTGTTGGGCGAAAACCGGAATCGTGCCCTGATCCTGATCGTGGATGATGATCCTGCTTTGTCCGAGATGCTTCAGATCGTGCTACGACAGGAAGGGTTTGACACAGTCCACTGCGCTACGGGAACGGGAGCGCTCCCGGCGATGCGGGAATGTCGACCAGATCTGGTGCTGCTTGACCTAATGCTTCCGGGACGTGATGGGGTCAGCGTCTGTCGGGACATGCGGGCCGAATCAGGGGTGCCAATTGTGATGCTCACTGCCAAGTCCGAGACCGATGACGTAGTTGCGGGGCTACAGGCCGGGGCGGATGATTATGTTGCTAAGCCTTTTAAAGCCAAAGAGCTCCTGGCCCGAATTCACACTCGATTGCGTCGTGTCAGCGCGGATCCTGGAGCCGATCAGCTGACCATCGGCGATCTTGTGATTTCCACTACCGCGCACACCGTCAAACGCGGCCCTGTGACGCTTTCGTTGACGCCACTTGAGTTCGATCTACTGCTCGCTCTCGCCAAAAGGCCCTCCCAAGTTTTCAGCCGGGAGGCGTTGCTCGATGAGGTGTGGGGGTACCGCAATGCCGCAGATACGCGGTTGGTGAACGTGCATGTGCAACGGCTGCGCTCCAAGGTGGAGAAAGATCCCGAGCATCCGGAGATCATAGTGACCGTGCGAGGGATCGGATACCGGGCCGGTGAGTCACAGCCTTGGTGA